A genomic region of Aureimonas populi contains the following coding sequences:
- a CDS encoding DUF2460 domain-containing protein — translation MTLPSFCEERFPLRVAFGTSGGPERVTEIVRLSTGFETRNQRHRHSARRYDAGSGLRSLEDLAAVLAFFEARRGRLIGFRFRDPLDWCSGAPGRAVSALDQAIGIGDGQARAFALLKRYGTGEDAYLRPVQKPVAGTVRVAAGGVEVPFALDTATGVVTLDEAPAEGVGVTAGFEFDVPVRFDIDHLAVNIAAFEAGDIPSIPLVEVRP, via the coding sequence ATGACGCTGCCGAGCTTTTGCGAGGAGCGCTTTCCGCTGCGCGTTGCCTTCGGCACCAGCGGCGGGCCGGAGCGCGTGACCGAGATCGTGCGCCTTTCCACCGGCTTCGAGACGCGCAACCAGCGCCATCGCCACTCGGCCCGGCGCTACGACGCGGGCTCCGGGCTCCGCAGCCTGGAAGACCTTGCGGCCGTGCTCGCCTTCTTCGAGGCGCGGCGGGGCCGGCTGATCGGCTTCCGCTTCCGCGACCCGCTGGACTGGTGCTCCGGCGCGCCGGGGCGGGCGGTCTCGGCGCTGGACCAGGCGATCGGGATCGGGGACGGGCAGGCGCGCGCCTTTGCGCTGCTGAAGCGCTATGGCACTGGCGAGGACGCCTATCTGCGGCCGGTGCAAAAACCCGTGGCGGGCACGGTGCGCGTGGCGGCAGGGGGCGTGGAGGTGCCGTTCGCGCTGGACACGGCGACGGGCGTGGTGACCCTGGACGAGGCGCCGGCGGAGGGCGTGGGCGTGACGGCGGGCTTCGAGTTCGACGTGCCTGTGCGCTTCGATATCGACCATCTCGCGGTGAATATCGCGGCCTTCGAGGCCGGGGACATTCCATCCATCCCGCTCGTGGAGGTGCGCCCGTGA
- a CDS encoding NlpC/P60 family protein — MSGRRMQALAAARLWIGTPYRHQGSRRGVGADCVGLVRGVWRELYGSEPERLPAYSPDWAEAGGEDRLYEASLRHFSPLGGRDGEAGDLVLFRWREGRPAKHCGILDEGGRLIHAYEGACVLSSPLTPGWKSRICGTFRFPD; from the coding sequence ATGAGCGGGCGGCGGATGCAGGCGCTGGCGGCGGCGCGCTTGTGGATCGGCACGCCCTATCGCCACCAGGGCAGCCGCCGGGGCGTGGGCGCGGACTGCGTCGGCCTCGTGCGCGGCGTGTGGCGCGAACTCTACGGCAGCGAGCCCGAGCGCCTGCCGGCCTATTCCCCGGACTGGGCGGAAGCGGGCGGCGAGGACCGCCTCTACGAGGCGAGCCTGCGCCATTTCTCGCCGCTGGGCGGGCGCGACGGCGAGGCGGGCGACCTCGTGCTCTTCCGCTGGCGCGAGGGGCGGCCGGCCAAGCACTGCGGCATTCTCGACGAGGGCGGCCGGCTGATCCACGCTTATGAGGGCGCCTGCGTCCTCTCCTCGCCGCTGACGCCGGGCTGGAAAAGCCGGATCTGCGGCACCTTCCGTTTTCCCGACTAG
- a CDS encoding DUF6107 family protein, with product MTADPISPLALLSAKLFGAVAGSAISVAYLLPSGRREAAIRFLAGAVMGLVFGGPAGLMLAEHFGFASRLSASELALMGSAAASLCAWGALGVLTRFIDGLFQPAGAKR from the coding sequence ATGACGGCCGACCCAATCTCTCCGCTGGCGCTCTTGAGCGCCAAGCTTTTCGGGGCCGTGGCGGGCTCGGCGATCTCGGTCGCCTACCTGCTTCCGTCCGGCCGGCGCGAGGCGGCGATCCGCTTTCTCGCCGGGGCCGTGATGGGCCTCGTCTTCGGCGGCCCGGCCGGGCTGATGCTGGCCGAGCATTTCGGCTTCGCCTCGCGCCTTTCGGCCAGCGAACTGGCGCTGATGGGCTCGGCGGCGGCGAGCCTTTGCGCCTGGGGCGCGCTCGGCGTTCTGACGCGCTTCATCGACGGGCTGTTCCAGCCGGCGGGGGCGAAGCGATGA
- a CDS encoding head-tail connector protein translates to MTLIDLRDGGAEPVTVAEAKDWCRIERGDEDALVGALIRGARETVENETGLALGARSFRLCADVPRDGRIAPRRGPVREVTKVTAYGPRGEARELEPATVAVVKLGAREWLVPEPAARRAAANGLEVEFRAGLSAAEVPDALRQALLRIVAASYETRGIVPQAMQPAIVPAFARALIAPFRQVRL, encoded by the coding sequence ATGACGCTGATCGACCTGCGGGACGGCGGGGCCGAGCCGGTGACGGTGGCCGAGGCCAAGGACTGGTGCCGGATCGAGCGCGGCGACGAGGACGCGCTGGTGGGCGCCCTGATCCGTGGCGCGCGCGAGACGGTGGAGAACGAGACCGGCCTCGCGCTCGGGGCGCGCAGCTTCCGGCTCTGCGCCGACGTGCCGCGGGACGGGCGGATTGCGCCGCGCCGGGGGCCGGTGCGCGAGGTGACGAAAGTGACGGCCTACGGGCCCAGAGGGGAGGCGCGGGAGCTGGAGCCGGCAACTGTCGCGGTGGTGAAGCTGGGCGCGCGCGAATGGCTGGTGCCGGAGCCTGCCGCTCGGCGCGCGGCGGCGAACGGGCTGGAGGTGGAGTTCCGCGCCGGACTTTCGGCCGCCGAGGTGCCGGACGCGTTGCGCCAGGCGCTGCTGCGCATCGTCGCGGCTTCCTATGAGACGCGCGGAATCGTGCCGCAGGCGATGCAGCCGGCCATCGTGCCGGCCTTCGCCAGGGCGCTGATCGCGCCCTTCCGCCAGGTGCGGCTGTGA
- a CDS encoding DUF3168 domain-containing protein, giving the protein MSHPSAELQATIVSTLSSDPAVTGLLGGPKIFDHVPERARFPYLTLGRTAVMDWSTGTEDGHEHLLTLHVWARGGSKGETYEIMDKVSTKLHDASLPLDGHRLVNLQLQFAEARQEPESPTYHGILRFRAVTEPIA; this is encoded by the coding sequence ATGAGCCATCCAAGCGCGGAATTGCAGGCCACGATCGTCAGCACGCTGTCGAGCGACCCGGCCGTGACCGGCCTTCTGGGAGGGCCGAAGATCTTCGACCACGTGCCGGAACGGGCGCGTTTTCCGTATCTGACGCTCGGCCGCACGGCGGTGATGGACTGGTCCACAGGCACGGAGGACGGGCACGAGCACCTCCTGACGCTGCATGTCTGGGCGCGCGGCGGCTCCAAGGGCGAGACCTACGAGATCATGGACAAGGTCTCGACCAAGCTGCACGACGCATCGCTGCCGCTGGACGGGCACCGGCTGGTGAACCTCCAGCTCCAGTTCGCCGAGGCGCGGCAGGAGCCGGAATCGCCCACCTATCACGGCATATTGAGATTCCGGGCGGTGACGGAGCCGATTGCCTGA
- a CDS encoding phage portal protein, with the protein MGLRSMIGAWMARAPMPAEMKSAGYAAGTLVFPGLSAGEEGERSYAGGARAGFMRNPVVYRSVRLIAENASAVPLLLYEGGREVEAHPMLDLLRRPNGLDDRAALIEALCGHLLLSGNAYLEASLIGEEPRALYALRPDRVRALEGPDGWPEAYEYRIGRQVRRIAAEGEGGRPGPLLHIRLFHPLADAEGFAPLSAARGAVDLHNAAGRWNKALLDNSARPSGALVYQPGEGGNLSPDQFDRLKTELESGYAGAARAGRPMLLEGGLDWKAMALSPRDMDFIEAKNQAARDIAVAFGVPPMLLGIPGDATYANYAEANRALFRLTVLPLLTRLTGAVGDFLAAHFREGTGMRLGFDADRVEGLAAEREALWARVGAADFLTEDEKREAVGYGPRR; encoded by the coding sequence ATGGGGCTGCGATCCATGATCGGGGCGTGGATGGCGCGCGCGCCGATGCCGGCCGAGATGAAGAGCGCGGGCTATGCGGCGGGCACGCTGGTCTTCCCGGGCCTCTCGGCCGGCGAGGAGGGCGAACGCAGCTATGCGGGCGGCGCGCGCGCGGGCTTCATGCGCAACCCGGTGGTCTACCGCTCGGTGCGGCTGATCGCCGAGAACGCCTCGGCGGTGCCGCTGCTTCTCTATGAGGGCGGGCGCGAGGTGGAGGCGCATCCGATGCTCGACCTCCTGCGCCGGCCGAACGGGCTGGACGACCGCGCCGCGCTGATCGAGGCGCTGTGCGGGCATCTGCTCCTGTCCGGCAACGCCTATCTGGAGGCGAGCCTGATCGGCGAGGAGCCGCGCGCGCTCTATGCGCTGCGGCCCGACCGGGTGCGGGCGCTGGAGGGGCCGGACGGCTGGCCCGAGGCCTATGAATACCGCATCGGCCGGCAGGTGAGGCGGATCGCGGCGGAGGGCGAGGGCGGGCGGCCGGGGCCGCTGCTGCACATTCGCCTGTTCCATCCGCTGGCCGACGCGGAGGGCTTCGCGCCGCTCTCGGCCGCGCGGGGCGCGGTGGACCTGCACAACGCCGCCGGGCGCTGGAACAAGGCGCTGCTCGACAATTCCGCCCGGCCCTCCGGCGCGCTGGTCTACCAGCCCGGCGAGGGCGGCAACCTTTCGCCCGACCAGTTCGACCGGCTGAAGACGGAGCTGGAGAGCGGCTATGCGGGCGCGGCTCGCGCCGGGCGGCCGATGCTTCTGGAGGGCGGGCTCGACTGGAAGGCCATGGCCCTCTCGCCGAGGGACATGGACTTCATCGAGGCCAAGAACCAGGCCGCGCGGGACATCGCGGTGGCCTTCGGCGTGCCGCCCATGCTGCTCGGTATTCCGGGCGATGCGACCTATGCCAATTACGCCGAGGCCAACCGGGCGCTGTTCCGCCTGACCGTGCTGCCGCTGCTGACACGGCTGACGGGGGCGGTGGGCGACTTCCTGGCCGCCCATTTCCGCGAGGGGACGGGGATGCGGCTGGGCTTCGACGCCGACCGCGTGGAGGGGCTGGCCGCCGAGCGCGAGGCGCTGTGGGCGCGCGTGGGCGCCGCCGATTTCCTGACCGAGGACGAGAAGCGCGAGGCCGTGGGCTACGGCCCGCGCCGCTGA
- a CDS encoding DNA-packaging protein translates to MPDWPCFARAEQLPPPGEWRQWLMMGGRGSGKTRAGAEWVRAMALGLPPIARRPHGRIGLLAETLGDAREVMIEGESGIASLDWRARPVFEATRRRLVFSNGAVAQIFSSEDPEALRGYQFECAWGDELAKWKHPDACFDNLQLALRLGEKPRALFTTTPRAVPLLRRLLQEQGTVVTRMRTAENAANLAQGFISAMEGRYGGSRLGRQELDGEMVEAREDALFDRSGIDALRVRAAPELRRIVVAVDPPAGSGARSDACGIVAAGLAADGTIYVLADASRQGLKPPQWARAAVALYERLQADRIVAEANQGGEMVEAVIRAVSPDVPVRPVRASRGKWLRAEPVAALYEQGRVRHAGAFAALEDEMADFGPDGLSGGRSPDRLDALVWAVSALTQPQAEPRIRGL, encoded by the coding sequence ATGCCGGATTGGCCCTGCTTCGCGCGCGCCGAGCAACTGCCCCCGCCCGGCGAATGGCGGCAATGGCTGATGATGGGCGGGCGCGGCTCGGGCAAGACACGGGCCGGGGCCGAATGGGTGCGGGCGATGGCGCTGGGCCTGCCGCCCATCGCCCGCAGGCCGCACGGGCGGATCGGCCTTCTGGCCGAGACCCTGGGGGATGCGCGCGAGGTGATGATCGAGGGCGAGAGCGGCATCGCCTCGCTCGACTGGCGGGCGCGGCCCGTGTTCGAGGCCACGCGCCGCCGGCTGGTCTTTTCCAATGGCGCGGTGGCGCAGATCTTCTCCTCCGAGGACCCGGAGGCGCTGCGCGGCTACCAGTTCGAATGCGCCTGGGGCGACGAGCTGGCCAAGTGGAAGCATCCGGACGCCTGTTTCGACAATCTGCAACTGGCCCTGCGGCTGGGAGAGAAGCCCCGCGCGCTCTTCACCACCACGCCGAGGGCCGTGCCGCTGCTGCGCCGGCTCTTGCAGGAGCAAGGGACGGTGGTGACGCGGATGCGCACGGCCGAGAACGCGGCCAACCTGGCACAAGGGTTCATCAGCGCGATGGAGGGGCGCTACGGCGGCTCGCGGCTGGGGCGCCAGGAGCTGGACGGCGAGATGGTGGAGGCGCGCGAGGACGCGCTGTTCGACCGCTCCGGCATCGACGCCCTGAGGGTGCGCGCGGCGCCGGAGCTGCGGCGCATCGTGGTGGCGGTGGACCCGCCGGCGGGATCGGGCGCGCGCTCCGATGCCTGCGGCATCGTGGCGGCCGGGCTGGCGGCGGACGGGACGATCTACGTGCTGGCGGACGCCAGCCGGCAGGGCCTGAAGCCTCCGCAATGGGCGCGGGCCGCGGTGGCGCTCTACGAGCGGCTTCAGGCCGACCGGATCGTGGCCGAGGCGAACCAGGGTGGCGAGATGGTGGAGGCGGTGATCCGCGCCGTGAGCCCCGACGTGCCGGTGCGGCCCGTGCGCGCCAGCCGGGGCAAATGGCTGCGCGCCGAGCCTGTGGCCGCGCTCTACGAGCAGGGCCGCGTGCGCCATGCCGGCGCCTTCGCGGCGCTGGAGGACGAGATGGCCGATTTCGGGCCGGACGGGCTCTCCGGCGGGCGCTCTCCCGACCGGCTGGACGCGCTGGTCTGGGCGGTGAGCGCGTTGACCCAGCCGCAGGCCGAGCCGCGCATTCGCGGGCTCTGA
- a CDS encoding phage head closure protein — protein MTFLDAGMLDRRAALEVNETVRDALGGARDDWREVAEISVRLEPLGPAVAERFDQRIGTLTHRVILRHREDVARGMAFRLRGRRMLIRSVHDPDETRRFLVCRCEEEA, from the coding sequence GTGACGTTCCTCGACGCGGGGATGCTGGACCGGCGCGCGGCGCTGGAGGTGAACGAGACGGTGCGCGACGCGCTGGGCGGGGCGCGCGACGACTGGCGGGAGGTGGCGGAGATTTCCGTGCGGCTGGAGCCGCTGGGTCCGGCGGTGGCCGAGCGCTTCGACCAGCGGATCGGTACGCTGACGCATCGGGTGATCCTGCGGCACCGGGAGGATGTGGCGCGTGGCATGGCCTTCCGCCTGCGCGGCCGACGGATGCTGATCCGCTCCGTTCACGACCCGGACGAGACGCGGCGCTTCCTGGTGTGCCGCTGCGAGGAGGAGGCGTGA
- a CDS encoding gene transfer agent family protein, producing MAANRRRGEVAAIIDGRQEVLCLTLGALAELEDAFAAESITALAARFGSGRLSARDLMRILGAGLRGAGRSVEDEAVAALRFEGGAAGAARVAAELLEAAFGGAEPAPNP from the coding sequence GTGGCGGCGAACCGCAGGCGCGGCGAGGTGGCCGCGATCATCGACGGGCGGCAGGAGGTGCTTTGCCTGACGCTCGGCGCGCTGGCCGAGCTGGAGGATGCCTTCGCCGCCGAGAGCATCACGGCGCTGGCGGCGCGGTTCGGCTCCGGGCGCCTTTCGGCGCGGGACCTGATGCGCATCCTGGGCGCCGGGTTGCGCGGCGCGGGCAGGAGCGTGGAGGACGAGGCGGTGGCGGCGCTGCGCTTCGAGGGTGGCGCGGCGGGCGCGGCGCGCGTGGCGGCCGAGCTTCTGGAGGCCGCCTTCGGGGGCGCGGAGCCGGCGCCAAACCCTTGA
- a CDS encoding phage major capsid protein, producing the protein MHNSTHPTLETKADTRGAADAFGEFIEAFESFREANDERMAQIEKRMGADPVTDDKVERLSQALEEHEKRLERLALKQARPALGGLETGEARPSEHRQAFEAYVRGGDENRLRRLEEKAMSGLTGADGGFLVPPETESEIGRRLASVSPIRSIASVRQVSSAVLKKPFAVSGAQTGWVGEADARPKTEAPQLAELAFPTMELYAMPAATAALLDDAAVDIDRWIGEEVEQAFATQEGAAFVTGDGIAKPRGFMTYPTVSEADWSWGSVGTVSTGADGAFMPGMAADALIDLVYALKGGYRQNASFVMNRRTQSAVRKLKDADGNYLWAPPASAGARATLMGFPVVEAEAMPDIAPGANAIAFGDFARFYLVVDRQGVRVLRDPYSAKPYVLFYTTKRVGGGIQDFDAAKLLTFAA; encoded by the coding sequence ATGCACAACAGCACCCACCCCACCCTGGAGACCAAGGCCGACACGCGCGGGGCGGCCGACGCCTTCGGCGAGTTCATCGAAGCCTTCGAGAGCTTCCGCGAGGCCAATGACGAGCGCATGGCGCAGATCGAGAAGCGCATGGGCGCCGACCCCGTGACCGACGACAAGGTGGAGCGCCTTTCCCAGGCGCTGGAGGAGCACGAGAAGCGCCTGGAGCGGCTGGCTCTGAAACAGGCGCGGCCGGCGCTGGGCGGCCTCGAGACCGGCGAGGCGCGGCCGAGCGAACACCGGCAGGCCTTCGAGGCCTATGTGCGCGGCGGCGACGAGAACCGCCTGCGGCGGCTGGAAGAGAAGGCGATGAGCGGCCTGACCGGCGCCGATGGCGGCTTCCTCGTGCCGCCGGAGACGGAAAGCGAGATCGGCCGGCGGCTGGCGAGCGTTTCGCCCATCCGCTCCATCGCCAGCGTGCGGCAGGTTTCCAGCGCCGTGTTGAAGAAGCCCTTCGCCGTTTCCGGCGCGCAGACCGGCTGGGTGGGCGAGGCCGATGCGCGGCCGAAAACCGAAGCGCCGCAACTGGCCGAGCTGGCCTTCCCCACCATGGAGCTCTACGCCATGCCGGCGGCGACCGCCGCGCTTCTCGACGACGCGGCGGTGGATATCGACCGCTGGATCGGCGAGGAGGTGGAGCAGGCCTTCGCCACGCAGGAGGGCGCGGCCTTCGTGACGGGCGACGGCATCGCCAAGCCGCGCGGCTTCATGACCTACCCGACCGTTTCGGAAGCGGACTGGAGCTGGGGCAGCGTGGGTACCGTCTCGACGGGGGCGGATGGTGCGTTCATGCCCGGCATGGCGGCCGACGCGCTGATCGACCTCGTCTATGCGCTGAAGGGCGGCTACCGGCAGAACGCCAGCTTCGTGATGAACCGGCGCACGCAGAGCGCTGTGCGCAAGCTGAAGGACGCGGACGGCAATTATCTGTGGGCGCCGCCGGCCAGCGCCGGCGCCCGCGCGACGCTGATGGGCTTTCCCGTGGTGGAGGCCGAGGCGATGCCCGACATCGCGCCCGGCGCCAACGCCATCGCCTTCGGCGACTTCGCGCGCTTCTACCTCGTCGTCGACCGGCAGGGCGTGCGCGTGCTGCGCGACCCGTATTCCGCCAAGCCCTACGTCCTCTTCTACACCACCAAGCGCGTGGGCGGCGGCATCCAGGACTTCGACGCGGCGAAGCTGCTGACCTTTGCCGCCTGA
- a CDS encoding DUF2163 domain-containing protein, giving the protein MREIPDALKGRLAAPVTTMARAWRLTRVDGRSFGFTDHDEALTFAGTTFEAASGLSAGEAEAALGLSAGTQEVEGALSSAAISEEDIEAGLYDGARVECFAVDWSAPQAHMLLEVATLGELRRRDGAFTAELRGPEAALDSPRGRLYRRRCDAVLGDARCKVDLGGEGRTRRGVVSGAGAARFEASGLGAIAFDDFAHGLLRMTSGRAAGFAREVAGLGEAPGEGEVAISLVEPLPFAAEAGDAFTLSVGCDKSFSTCRTRFANHLNFRGFPHLPGLDTALGIAKRDGLHDGGPVVL; this is encoded by the coding sequence GTGAGGGAGATACCCGATGCCCTGAAGGGCCGGCTCGCCGCGCCCGTGACGACGATGGCGCGCGCCTGGCGGCTGACGCGTGTGGACGGGCGCTCCTTCGGCTTCACCGACCATGACGAGGCCCTGACCTTCGCCGGCACGACATTCGAGGCGGCGAGCGGGCTTTCGGCCGGCGAGGCGGAGGCGGCGCTGGGACTTTCCGCCGGCACGCAGGAGGTGGAAGGCGCGCTCTCCTCGGCCGCCATCTCCGAGGAGGACATCGAAGCCGGGCTCTATGACGGCGCGCGGGTGGAATGCTTCGCGGTGGACTGGAGCGCGCCGCAGGCGCACATGCTGCTGGAAGTGGCGACGCTCGGCGAGCTGCGCCGGCGCGACGGCGCCTTCACGGCGGAGCTGCGCGGGCCCGAGGCGGCGCTCGACAGCCCGCGCGGGCGGCTCTACCGCCGCCGCTGCGACGCGGTTCTGGGCGATGCGCGCTGCAAGGTGGACCTCGGCGGCGAAGGGCGCACGCGTCGGGGCGTGGTGTCCGGCGCGGGGGCCGCGCGGTTCGAGGCAAGCGGGCTCGGCGCCATCGCCTTCGACGACTTCGCCCATGGCCTGCTCAGGATGACGAGCGGGCGTGCGGCGGGGTTCGCGCGCGAGGTGGCGGGGCTGGGAGAGGCGCCGGGCGAGGGCGAGGTGGCGATCTCGCTGGTCGAGCCGCTGCCCTTCGCCGCCGAGGCGGGCGACGCGTTCACCCTGAGCGTGGGGTGCGACAAGAGCTTCTCCACCTGCCGGACGCGCTTTGCCAACCATCTCAATTTCCGCGGCTTTCCGCATCTGCCGGGGCTCGATACCGCCCTCGGCATCGCCAAGCGCGACGGGCTGCACGATGGCGGGCCGGTGGTGCTATGA
- a CDS encoding HK97 family phage prohead protease, with the protein MSLVPSVKRTKAARPAGPVDAREDGLVRGYASLFERTDPSGDRIERGAFARTLKERGAAGIRMLWQHDPAEPIGVWTAIAEDSRGLLVEGKLALSTRRGRDVFELIRAGAVDGLSIGFKARRARREPGGVRRIAEIDLWEISVVTFPMQALARLAETRGRDLPRRIREAARRLARPARAAS; encoded by the coding sequence ATGAGCCTCGTGCCGAGCGTGAAGCGCACGAAAGCGGCGCGGCCGGCCGGGCCGGTGGACGCGCGCGAGGACGGGCTCGTGCGCGGCTATGCCAGCCTCTTCGAGCGCACCGACCCTTCCGGCGACCGCATCGAGCGCGGCGCCTTCGCCCGCACGCTGAAGGAGCGCGGGGCGGCGGGCATCCGTATGCTCTGGCAGCACGACCCGGCCGAGCCCATCGGCGTGTGGACCGCCATCGCGGAGGATTCGCGCGGGCTCCTGGTGGAGGGAAAGCTCGCGCTTTCCACGCGCCGGGGGCGCGACGTGTTCGAGCTGATCCGCGCCGGGGCCGTGGACGGGCTGTCCATCGGCTTCAAGGCGCGCCGGGCCCGGCGCGAGCCGGGTGGCGTGCGGCGCATCGCCGAGATCGACCTTTGGGAAATCTCGGTCGTCACCTTTCCCATGCAGGCCCTCGCGCGGCTTGCCGAGACGCGGGGGCGCGACCTGCCGCGCCGAATCCGCGAGGCCGCGCGGCGGCTGGCGCGCCCCGCGCGCGCCGCATCCTGA
- a CDS encoding phage major tail protein, TP901-1 family yields MGAQRGKDLLLRVDPDGGASFATVAGLRSRRIAFNAETVDVTDAESAGRWRELLGGAGVQRASLSGSGIFKDAESDAAVRRLFFEGRIAPFQAVIPDFGRVTGPFQVTALEYSGEHNGEVAFELTLESAGALSFEAL; encoded by the coding sequence ATGGGGGCGCAAAGGGGCAAGGACCTTCTGTTGAGGGTCGATCCGGACGGCGGGGCGAGCTTTGCGACGGTGGCGGGGCTGCGCTCGCGGCGCATCGCCTTCAACGCCGAGACGGTGGATGTGACGGACGCCGAAAGCGCCGGGCGCTGGCGCGAGCTTCTGGGCGGGGCGGGCGTGCAGCGAGCCTCGCTCTCGGGCTCGGGCATCTTCAAGGACGCGGAGTCCGACGCGGCGGTGCGCCGGCTGTTCTTCGAGGGCCGGATCGCGCCCTTCCAGGCGGTGATCCCGGATTTCGGGCGCGTGACGGGGCCGTTCCAGGTGACGGCGCTGGAATATTCGGGCGAGCACAATGGCGAGGTCGCCTTCGAGCTGACGCTGGAATCGGCCGGCGCGCTCTCCTTCGAGGCGCTTTAG
- a CDS encoding YcgN family cysteine cluster protein → MSNNPFWREKPLEALSTAEWEALCDGCGRCCLNKLEDWDTGQIHWTDVGCRLLDGQSCRCSDYANRQATVPDCVKLTPQEVRTLSWLPPTCAYRLVAEGHDLYWWHHLVSGDRDTVHEAGVSVRGRIVSEVGMEPEDYEDHLAAWPGEVPDMRPTKKYENIP, encoded by the coding sequence TTGAGCAACAATCCATTCTGGCGCGAGAAGCCGCTGGAGGCGCTGAGCACGGCCGAATGGGAGGCGCTGTGCGACGGCTGCGGGCGCTGCTGCCTGAACAAGCTGGAGGACTGGGACACGGGCCAGATCCACTGGACGGATGTGGGATGCCGCCTGCTGGACGGGCAAAGCTGCCGCTGCTCCGACTATGCGAACCGGCAGGCCACGGTGCCCGACTGCGTGAAGCTGACGCCGCAGGAGGTGCGCACGCTCTCCTGGCTGCCGCCCACCTGCGCCTACCGGCTCGTGGCCGAGGGGCACGACCTCTACTGGTGGCACCACCTCGTTTCCGGGGACCGCGACACGGTGCACGAGGCCGGCGTTTCCGTGCGCGGGCGCATCGTCAGCGAGGTGGGCATGGAGCCGGAGGACTACGAGGACCATCTGGCCGCATGGCCGGGCGAGGTGCCGGACATGCGGCCCACCAAGAAATATGAAAATATTCCTTGA
- a CDS encoding rcc01693 family protein codes for MSAAAPVETGAAAFPWDEAMALGLGRLRLAPRDFWTMTPRELARAMAPFTGPVAAPPTREALHALMRRFPDERR; via the coding sequence TTGAGCGCCGCCGCGCCGGTGGAGACCGGGGCGGCGGCGTTTCCCTGGGACGAGGCGATGGCGCTGGGGCTGGGACGCCTGCGCCTTGCCCCCCGCGATTTCTGGACCATGACCCCGCGCGAGCTGGCCCGCGCCATGGCGCCCTTCACGGGCCCCGTTGCCGCGCCGCCGACGCGCGAGGCGCTGCACGCGCTGATGCGCCGATTTCCCGACGAGAGGAGATGA
- a CDS encoding phage tail tape measure protein — MRVAVEADISAFERSLSDLTNRANAFGSAMTGALKAAALGGKGFDDVLRQLAQRLSFIALDAALKPLGNFAGGLAGQLLSGLGGGGQGAQATGVVPFAKGGVVRSPTFFPAGRQMGLMGEAGAEAILPLKRGADGTLGVAAPGGGRGGGPSIVFNVTSPDAASFRRSEVQIQAMLARAAARGQRGL, encoded by the coding sequence ATGCGCGTGGCGGTGGAGGCGGACATCTCCGCCTTCGAGCGCTCGCTCTCAGACCTCACGAACCGGGCCAACGCCTTCGGCTCGGCCATGACGGGCGCGCTGAAGGCGGCCGCGCTCGGGGGCAAGGGCTTCGACGACGTGCTGCGCCAGCTCGCCCAGCGCCTCTCCTTCATCGCGCTGGACGCGGCGCTGAAGCCGTTGGGCAACTTCGCCGGCGGCCTGGCGGGGCAGCTCCTCTCCGGGCTCGGCGGGGGCGGGCAGGGCGCGCAGGCGACGGGCGTGGTGCCCTTCGCCAAGGGCGGCGTGGTGCGCAGCCCCACCTTCTTTCCCGCCGGGCGGCAGATGGGGCTGATGGGCGAGGCGGGGGCGGAGGCGATCCTGCCGCTGAAGAGGGGCGCGGACGGCACGCTGGGCGTGGCGGCGCCGGGCGGGGGCCGGGGCGGCGGGCCCTCCATCGTGTTCAACGTGACGAGCCCGGACGCGGCGAGCTTCCGCCGGTCCGAAGTGCAGATTCAGGCGATGCTGGCGCGGGCTGCCGCGCGCGGCCAAAGGGGGCTCTAG